One region of Candidatus Poribacteria bacterium genomic DNA includes:
- a CDS encoding LamG domain-containing protein, producing the protein MVEGKFGNALYFDGTNFLEVPSSKTIEITDQITLEAWVKPEVLSMGEDNMTVLTKDCSYYMVLRENSHLATYFYGLNPPGYHLSKSTLKEGKWSHIAITADGSKVKVYINGKLDSEISSSGKISVSECGAPQSIGIGAEVRIPERGQPNHRYFKGCIDEIRVSDTARSEEEIKESFMHGLQVGVEPSDKLPLTWGRLKR; encoded by the coding sequence GTGGTAGAGGGTAAATTCGGTAATGCTCTTTATTTCGACGGAACGAACTTCCTCGAGGTGCCCTCATCCAAAACCATCGAGATTACCGATCAGATAACGCTGGAGGCATGGGTGAAACCGGAGGTATTGTCGATGGGGGAAGATAACATGACCGTGCTGACAAAGGACTGTAGCTATTACATGGTACTTCGGGAAAACAGCCATCTGGCCACTTACTTCTATGGGCTTAATCCGCCCGGATACCATCTAAGCAAATCCACTTTGAAAGAAGGAAAATGGAGCCATATAGCGATAACCGCCGACGGATCAAAGGTAAAGGTTTATATTAACGGGAAGCTCGACTCGGAGATAAGCTCCTCAGGAAAGATATCTGTATCAGAATGTGGAGCCCCCCAATCGATAGGGATAGGTGCGGAGGTGAGGATTCCGGAAAGAGGACAGCCAAACCACAGGTATTTCAAAGGCTGTATAGACGAGATAAGAGTATCGGATACCGCCAGGAGCGAGGAGGAGATAAAGGAGTCTTTCATGCATGGGCTTCAGGTCGGTGTTGAACCA